Proteins encoded together in one Diabrotica undecimpunctata isolate CICGRU chromosome 3, icDiaUnde3, whole genome shotgun sequence window:
- the LOC140436095 gene encoding zinc finger MYM-type protein 1-like: MEYALLGSVNIKEQLDSAYWINIQKFNEAVTKNRYVLSKIIDCIKFCSVFELALRGHDETQTSDNPRIFRGLINFTAELDKTLAQHLEESTVFKGISKEIQNDILDCMLELCQDKMLEEIRESPYLAVMADETTDISAKSQMVVVLRYCRNGAPVERFWTYLVPSKLNADTLSKNIFSVLDPILENSNNKLIAQSYDGAAVMCGQHAEVQARIKEKYPFAHFVHCYAHQLNLIMSKACSENSQVRLFLEI; this comes from the coding sequence ATGGAATATGCTTTATTAGGCTCCGTGAATATTAAAGAACAGTTAGATTCTGCATACtggataaatattcaaaaattcaatgaagctgtaacaaaaaataggtaTGTTCTCTCAAAAATTATAGACTGCATAAAATTTTGTAGTGTTTTCGAATTGGCGCTTCGGGGACACGACGAGACACAAACATCCGACAATCCTAGAATTTTTCGCGGCCTCATAAATTTTACTGCTGAATTGGATAAAACTTTAGCACAACACTTGGAAGAATCGACGGTTTTTAAGGGCATTTctaaagaaattcaaaatgataTTTTGGACTGCATGTTGGAATTATGCCAGGATAAAATGTTGGAGGAAATTCGGGAATCTCCATATCTAGCTGTCATGGCCGACGAGACTACAGACATTTCAGCAAAATCACAAATGGTTGTAGTACTTAGATATTGTCGAAATGGAGCACCGGTAGAACGATTTTGGACATATTTGGTACCTTCAAAATTAAATGCAGATACTTTAAGCAAAAACATTTTCAGTGTTTTGGATCCTATCCTGGAAAACTCAAATAATAAACTAATTGCTCAGAGTTATGATGGGGCAGCGGTCATGTGTGGACAGCACGCAGAAGTTCAAGccagaatcaaagaaaaatatccatTTGCTCATTTTGTACACTGTTACGCGcatcaattaaatttaataatgtctaAGGCTTGTTCCGAAAACTCTCAAGTTAGACtttttttggaaatttaa